The following nucleotide sequence is from Drosophila simulans strain w501 chromosome 3L, Prin_Dsim_3.1, whole genome shotgun sequence.
ATCCACGGTATCTTTCCACTGGCCAGTCCATGTCacgaaaattattaaaaatatttaactggATGCTCAGCTGTTCTGAGCCATTCTGAGCCCATTCAATGAAAGTGATTTTCCCATTAAAAACGAAACTTGATTTATTCAGTTTTATGTCATAGCCAATCTTCATTATTTCATCTATCTTATAAGCAAATCCCATAAACCAGAATCGCAAGCGTTCATACGTAATAGCTAGAATATattagttttataatttctgtGACTCATTAAGCCATTGAATATTTTCTAAGATGAGATAAGAAATCGCATATACTTAACatattagtttattttatttgatttcaggGCGCGTAACCGGTGAGCGTCGAATTCTGAATGGAGTCAGCGGCAGTTTCCGGAATGGTCAACTTTCGGCAATCATGGGACCCTCGGGAGCCGGAAAAAGCAGTTTGCTCAATGCGATTTCGGGTTTCAGGTGAGAACAATATGCCAAACCAGACTCGACTGCATTCGTCATTATGGTTTAAGTGTAACAATACAAAGCCCATATGATTTGATGGAGCCGAAAGCTAACCGGTTCCATGATCCACAGACTGGTGATTAAACGCTGGCTTTATGCCAACTCAAATGCGAAATAACTACAGGGTTCTGTAGATTCTGTGAGGGAGCGGGGTTTagataagcaaacaaatatcTCCAGTAATATGATGCCATTCTGGATCAAAACAAACTTTGCCTTCATAACAAATGTCGTAGTTTTAAATGAATCGAATGCTTCCTCAAAATACGGCGGAAATTTACAGAATTTGCTACATAATCTGCAAAGTCACGAAAcgttgttttataaataatgatAAATAATGGAAAGGCTGTTCGAATTGTTTGTTGTACAATTtttcacaaacacaaaaaggCCAACgataagaaaaaaacaataataggAAATACATTTCCTTGTTcgatgcataaataataactttatcCAACTTTTAATGATTTCCAGACGCGACGGAGTCACTGGGAACATTAAGATGAAGCGGGACAACGCCTGCTATATCACCCAGGACGACCACCACCAGACCCTGCTGACTGTCGAGGAGCTAATGAATCTCGCCTGCGATCTCAAGTTGAAGAATCGTCACAAAAAGGCGGAGATCATGACCGATATCCTGGAGAATCTGCACTTGAATCACCGGCGCAATGTGACGGCGGAGAAGTTGAGTGGCGGCGAGCGGAAGCGATTGTCCATTGCTCTGGAGCTGGTGGACAATCCCAACATCTTTTTCTTAGACGAACCAACCAGTGGGCTGGACGAAGTGACGGCGGCCCAGTGCATCCGTTTGCTGCAGGCGATGGCATACGAGGGTCGCACCATCGTTTGCACCATTCATCAACCTTCGGCCACGATATACAACTATTTCGATAGCATCTACGTCCTGGCCAAGGGCCAATGCGTCTACCAAGGCAGTCCCAGAGCCACCATTCCCTTCCTGCGACTGGCACAGCTTGATTGCCCCAGGCATTACAGTCCTTCGGATTACAGTGAGTTTTGGCAgttaatttcataatttcagGGTTTACTTATTAGGATATCTTTTTTGTTGCAGTTATTGAGCTGGTGGATGCGGAGGATGGACACCTGGTGCCAGCACTCAGCGACCTAACCGAAAATGGCAAGCTGATCTATGTGGCCAGTCAGTCGGATCAATTGGCACCTCAGCAGGCGGTGACCACAATGTTTCTGGAGCAACAGAAGCGCCCATTCCTGCCCGCGTTTTTCGCCGGCAGCGCCGCATCCACGGATGGAACGCTAATTGGAGGCACCAGTGCTCTGTTGGAGCAAGTGAAGGCCTTTTCGAAGCGACTCCATACGGATCGGCGGGATATATCTGGGCTGCGTCAGTTTATCGTCCTCATGCGGGTAATGCTACTGAGGATAACGCGGGCTCGTTTGGCCCTGACCATTCAATTGTTCCATCACCTGTTGTGCGGTCTGTTCTTTGGCCTGATATTCTTCCAACTGGGCAACCAAGGTGCCCGGATGTTCGATCATCTGAAATTCTGCATCGGAGCCGTCCTCATGATCGTTTACACCCAGGTGATGGTGCCCATTTTGAGCTGTAAgtgttttggttttatatttCGTACTTGTATACTTAATCTGGAGATTATCCTGCAGATCCCGCTGAGGTGAAAGTGGTCAAGAAGGAGACCTTCAATCGTTGGTATACCCTTACGCCGTACTACATGGCCCTCACAGTGTCGCGACTGCCAGTTCAAGTCCTCCTCAACATCACCTTCATGGCAGTCACGTACTGGATGTCCGGATTGCCCCAGCAATTCTGGCGCTTCTGCATTTTTGTGGCTGTGGGTTTGATGATCTCCTTGGTGGCCGAGGGAATGGGCCTGGCCATTGGAGCCACCTTCAGCATAACGGTGAGTTTCCAAACCGCGTCTGAGGTATACTTTTGGGCTAAAACATATTCTCTTTGCAGAATGGCAGTGTGGTGGGTCCGATGTTAATAGCTCCTCTGATGGGTTTGGCCGTCTACGGATTCGACTTTGCGCCGCAGATATCCGGCGGAATGCAACTGCTGATGAAGTTCAGCTATGTGCGTGTGGGCGTGGTTTCTTTGGTTTTAGCCGTCTTCGGATTTCAGCGAGAGGAACTCGACTGCGATGCGATATACTGTCATTTTAGCGATCCTCGCGTGCTGCTCAAATTTTTGGATGTGGAAAAGGTGTCGATGCTGCATCAGTTCGGACTGCTGGCCATGCTGATGCTGTTCTTCCGAGTGATGATGTACATCAGCCTGCGAAAGCGATGCTATGCCTGATTTCGAAACCAATACTCCAGATGAATCTTATCCCTAGCTTTAGGCAATGTCAATGCTGTGATGTTCGATTTTAAACAGACAGATAGATACTTCCTGTACATACTTATGCACCATTCCCCTGAAAAAGAACAAAGGTTAACATAAACATAAGATAGCTTAAGTTAGGATATAGTTCACATACACAATTGCCTTTTTAAAGCCAAATTATCTACATGATACATGACGGATTTAATGCAAATGTAGCATGTTGCAAACTTTTAGATTAGCCAAATGTTTATTGATAACATTTCGGGTAAAATCTAAATGATAATCTCCAAGTTACTGGCAAGGAGAAGGCGAGcacatttttttacattttttgtggTTAAAGTAATATCAATTCGAATTGTACAAGAATAAAACCCATGTTTTGGCAATTCAACATTATTTAActtgtatttttattgatttaacaattattttgaaaatagtTATCAGAGCGAGTCCGAATCAGAACTCTTTTTGGGACCATCATCCAAAGTAAAATTTCGAATGGCTTTAAGTAGATCAAAGTACAGGTTATTTCGCCAATTCACTCTGTCTAAACCAGGCTCCAACATGGATGATAAGCCAGAAACCATTGAGGATGGAAGGTTCCTGTGCAAATGATCGTAAAGCGCCGAAAATTCCGCTTTTGTAGTCATCGCATTGATAAACGGGCTTAGAATCAATTTAAAGTGCTTGCTAGAGTAGTTCGAATATTCATATTCAGTGTTTTGAAGTTATCTTAAAAGATTTTAGATACTTACCTGCGCAGGATTTCCTTAGAATTCTCGAAGAGAAACTGTTTGCCCACGTAGTAGCCCAATGGGGATCTTAATACGGCGCTCAGGATACCGGCTGTCAACGTTCTTGGAACCTTTTTTGAGTCAAGGGCCCAGGTGAGCAACTTTTGCATCGCCCAATACTCCGTGGTGCAGCTGAGAGAATTTAGGAGGATACTCTTCTCCTTATCATTCTCGGACTCAAAGAACATGTCCCGCACCATTATCCAATGAACCTCCAAGCCGTTACGAATGCCCCTGCAGAGCACGATTTCCCGAATCTCCTCTGGTATGGAGGAGCTGGATTTCTGGTCCATCGCCTTCTCAAATCGCTGTTGTGCGTCCGTTAGGCATTCCTTGATTTCGAACTGACACGCCAGCCGGTATAAAAtcgacgacaacgacaactcCGATTTACTTTCGCTTTTCGTGGTATCTGGCGATTTCGTGGTGTCCGGTGATTTGGTATTGTCCGGGGATTCCGTGTGGTGCGAGGATTCCATGGTGTCCGGGGATTCAGTGGTGTCCGGGGATTCTGTGGTGTCCGGGGATTTCGTGGTGATCGGTGTTTCCGGGCCAGTTCTGGCTTTTGTTGGAAGGGAATTTAATGTAGCTTTAAAAGCTGGCTCAATAAGTTTCTGCATGTAAAGCTGAAAAGGTACAGATTATAGGTATAGATTCAAAATTAAGTTGGATTTAGTAGGACCCACCTTAAAGATGCGAAAACCCGTAGTCATTCGCATGATGCTCTGTAGCTTCTCCAAATTGAGAAGCGCTGTTTCCCAAACCAAAACGCTGGTCTCATTCGAAAGATATGAGATCACGTTTAAGGTGACGTTATACGGCAATCGACCTGACCACGATAGACTGAGGGCATCATCGACCAACTGGATGCGACTAAGCTCCGGAATCTGGGTGAAATCCTGACGCAGAGCGTCACTGATCAGCTGCAAGTTGTATGAATCATAGAAGACACGAAGAGGAACTGCAGCATCCACATTTATTAATAGCCAATCTTCAGGATTAGCGACGTGACTGAGTTCCAATATATCTGTATTATTTTTCTGACAGCCAAGCCACTCCACCTGAGGCAACGTAAGATTCCTGACGATGTAAGCGATCGGGACCCACCAGCAGTCATTGGAACTGTTGTCCATTTTTTTCTGATTATAGCGATTCTGCGTTATGGTCACCATTTGCTTTGCATCGTCGCGCTGAACGGTGAGTATCGGGAAACCTGGTTGCTTAACCCATGACTCCATCACAGTGGGTAAACTCACACCGGTGGGCAGCTGGTGACTTCGGCGGGCCCCTCGCTGGAACTCCTCCCACAGTTCCTTGGATGAAGCTGAGGAGTTGGCGTATCGCTTAAAGAATTCTTGCAGTCCCTTCAGGAACAACTTATCGCCGAGGGCCACCTTTAGCATGTGGGTGAGCAGgcacattttctttttgcggTGTTTCTGGTGTCCGGATTCCTTCACATCGGTAGCAATCGATTTTACTTTGGCCAAGGAATCATAATACAAAACATCTTGACGTGTTCTTGAGAGGTGA
It contains:
- the LOC6737690 gene encoding ATP-binding cassette sub-family G member 1, which produces MEQSQNLLAKQSKDVEFQDVYYTVKERKNFWRVTGERRILNGVSGSFRNGQLSAIMGPSGAGKSSLLNAISGFRRDGVTGNIKMKRDNACYITQDDHHQTLLTVEELMNLACDLKLKNRHKKAEIMTDILENLHLNHRRNVTAEKLSGGERKRLSIALELVDNPNIFFLDEPTSGLDEVTAAQCIRLLQAMAYEGRTIVCTIHQPSATIYNYFDSIYVLAKGQCVYQGSPRATIPFLRLAQLDCPRHYSPSDYIIELVDAEDGHLVPALSDLTENGKLIYVASQSDQLAPQQAVTTMFLEQQKRPFLPAFFAGSAASTDGTLIGGTSALLEQVKAFSKRLHTDRRDISGLRQFIVLMRVMLLRITRARLALTIQLFHHLLCGLFFGLIFFQLGNQGARMFDHLKFCIGAVLMIVYTQVMVPILSYPAEVKVVKKETFNRWYTLTPYYMALTVSRLPVQVLLNITFMAVTYWMSGLPQQFWRFCIFVAVGLMISLVAEGMGLAIGATFSITNGSVVGPMLIAPLMGLAVYGFDFAPQISGGMQLLMKFSYVRVGVVSLVLAVFGFQREELDCDAIYCHFSDPRVLLKFLDVEKVSMLHQFGLLAMLMLFFRVMMYISLRKRCYA
- the LOC6739638 gene encoding aminopeptidase N, whose amino-acid sequence is MLLRILVLFCTLLSGKVAESLVKPLRYNLTILTRLGSEDEQNQFEGIVSIDIEATQPTRAIYLNSLNLTMSKQKTWIQRWASGRKIGALQIRRNIKKPSLIKIVMELPLRRGETYTLNMFFSGDLDRRQQYGYFAGYYDKTPMVFYSMTRLEPDYAHTVFPCFDDPRFRTPYNITLVHDRKYVALSNMPPIRETPYEEIENYVSTTFMGTPPLATHQVMWTLHHLQKVYSGPAATGENITVWSRPHLAEKLAKVPEMTPNLFSKYETLFAYPLPKGPDWGGKVDHVVLPRYTEMYSGQGLMVYGEDMVESGQNGPESLQETLAELVARQWNGLLVNLEDSDEEYMRDGINYYLSVQVMAMDNEAYNTTHLSRTRQDVLYYDSLAKVKSIATDVKESGHQKHRKKKMCLLTHMLKVALGDKLFLKGLQEFFKRYANSSASSKELWEEFQRGARRSHQLPTGVSLPTVMESWVKQPGFPILTVQRDDAKQMVTITQNRYNQKKMDNSSNDCWWVPIAYIVRNLTLPQVEWLGCQKNNTDILELSHVANPEDWLLINVDAAVPLRVFYDSYNLQLISDALRQDFTQIPELSRIQLVDDALSLSWSGRLPYNVTLNVISYLSNETSVLVWETALLNLEKLQSIMRMTTGFRIFKLYMQKLIEPAFKATLNSLPTKARTGPETPITTKSPDTTESPDTTESPDTMESSHHTESPDNTKSPDTTKSPDTTKSESKSELSLSSILYRLACQFEIKECLTDAQQRFEKAMDQKSSSSIPEEIREIVLCRGIRNGLEVHWIMVRDMFFESENDKEKSILLNSLSCTTEYWAMQKLLTWALDSKKVPRTLTAGILSAVLRSPLGYYVGKQFLFENSKEILRSKHFKLILSPFINAMTTKAEFSALYDHLHRNLPSSMVSGLSSMLEPGLDRVNWRNNLYFDLLKAIRNFTLDDGPKKSSDSDSL